A genomic region of Deltaproteobacteria bacterium contains the following coding sequences:
- a CDS encoding tetratricopeptide repeat protein: MIRRGRLLSGTVGAGSCLVASLSLLVSGGEALAAKYKKSEVQVKAEQSHLTKIEKKAEAEAPKRPTLAAEQFRASAEAKVVTLTNAAIAKLKQLVAVTDDSDPEKPDFYFRLAEHYREKKNQYMFKARELDEEIFTSHDPVKKERLKSLQKQYEQTEQQWLVSAIKMYITIAAEAEGKYSKFKRMDEVLFNVADMLNQAKRHDKARIFFGQLIKNYPQSRYIPDAYLAFAEYYFNQGQVEGALKLYDQVGKYPDSPIYGYAVYKQGWCWLNLKDPRRALELFVKVIKNAEQWSGTKRGKIMLVKEAKKDAVRAYAHVGTPDRAWNFFKRIGGDYAMNMLERLANMYYDQGKFLDSILVYKQLIKLDSNSKSLCSWQYNIVRATLSGRDKRSQVVEVKRLAAVYGIASKRAGMKKTAIEECRGNSSGVLRELATTWHREAQKTQNDDTYGLAQYLYKEYLDSFPNEKDAYVMSFYYAELLFKIEKWEAAADAYTKVVKMRPNGAHLKEAAYAAVISWKNALNVQEEMKDTEKVKPGEAQKPRPIPPNQQKMIAAFDTYIKYVPNSPELVSIMYRKARIYYENNYFQKAADMFAIIATKHPDHELALYSANLLLDALNILKKYDELSRWVETFLKSPKLAQGEFLAQLRKLKGGLQRKIAEQMQKDARYRECGEKYAELANEYQDDARWAELVYNAALCFEAAKLIGQAIAIRSTLIQAKPKHPLAQKALYMIGANYHALAWYSRAAENYEKFATQFPGEKQAPEALQNAIVFRLGRAEYDKAIEDSKLFEKSYGSRPQYAARTAAVNFSLGMIYEQRGDVDGVVKHYKNWLGKWGRHGGVDRQVVANVKMGEALWRASCPKKGVNGACITVTRERAKRKIAKATKKKKKSIELKTQCGPETKSKIVVEKRNPGKAKSAQAYFKAALSLYKKGGKKAAKGADKEEMARRTQELEHSAAAAIFYLAEEMLEDFLAVKFPQGLDFSASNKAKLAKSNKEFTQYLGIKGKKLAATRTVYQDVIKTLSAHWAIAASARIGQLFQNFADALYTAPVPKPPVPKQLMNNKDAREEFISTFNDAYCDRLEDEAGKLEAKAVEGLDTCLKKSTELSWYNEWSTLCEAELNQIKPAEYPLAAEIRAQPGYVAGKADVATVVESVK; encoded by the coding sequence GTGATACGTCGCGGTAGGTTGTTGTCCGGCACCGTCGGAGCCGGGAGCTGCCTCGTGGCCAGCCTGAGCCTGCTCGTTTCCGGGGGCGAGGCGCTGGCCGCGAAGTACAAGAAGTCCGAGGTGCAGGTGAAGGCCGAGCAGAGCCACCTGACCAAGATCGAGAAGAAGGCCGAGGCCGAGGCCCCGAAGCGCCCGACCCTCGCCGCCGAGCAGTTCCGCGCCTCGGCCGAGGCCAAGGTCGTGACGCTCACCAACGCGGCGATCGCAAAGCTCAAGCAGCTCGTCGCGGTCACCGACGACAGCGACCCCGAGAAGCCCGACTTCTACTTCCGCCTCGCCGAGCATTACCGCGAGAAGAAGAACCAGTACATGTTCAAGGCGCGCGAGCTCGACGAGGAGATCTTCACCTCGCACGATCCCGTGAAGAAGGAGCGGCTCAAGTCGCTCCAGAAGCAGTACGAGCAGACGGAGCAGCAGTGGCTCGTCAGCGCCATCAAGATGTACATCACCATCGCCGCCGAGGCCGAGGGCAAGTACTCCAAGTTCAAGCGCATGGACGAGGTGCTCTTCAACGTGGCCGACATGCTCAACCAGGCCAAGCGGCACGACAAGGCGCGCATCTTCTTCGGCCAGCTGATCAAGAACTACCCGCAGAGCAGGTACATCCCGGACGCGTATCTGGCCTTCGCCGAGTACTACTTCAACCAGGGCCAGGTGGAGGGCGCGCTCAAGCTCTACGACCAGGTGGGCAAATACCCCGACTCGCCGATCTACGGCTACGCGGTCTACAAGCAGGGGTGGTGCTGGCTCAATCTGAAGGATCCGCGCCGCGCCCTCGAGCTCTTCGTGAAGGTGATCAAGAACGCCGAGCAGTGGTCGGGCACCAAGCGGGGCAAGATCATGCTCGTCAAGGAAGCCAAGAAGGACGCGGTGCGTGCCTACGCGCACGTCGGCACGCCGGACCGCGCCTGGAACTTCTTCAAGCGCATCGGCGGCGACTACGCCATGAACATGCTCGAGCGCCTGGCGAACATGTACTACGACCAGGGCAAGTTCCTCGATTCGATCCTGGTCTACAAGCAGCTCATCAAGCTGGATTCGAACAGCAAGAGCCTCTGCAGCTGGCAGTACAACATCGTCCGCGCGACCCTCTCGGGCCGGGACAAGCGGTCGCAGGTGGTGGAGGTCAAGCGGCTGGCCGCCGTCTACGGCATCGCGAGCAAGCGGGCCGGGATGAAGAAGACGGCGATCGAGGAGTGCCGCGGCAACTCGTCCGGCGTGCTGCGCGAGCTGGCCACGACCTGGCACCGCGAGGCGCAGAAGACGCAGAACGACGACACCTACGGCCTCGCGCAGTACCTCTACAAGGAATATCTGGATAGCTTCCCGAACGAGAAGGACGCCTACGTGATGTCCTTCTACTACGCGGAGCTCCTCTTCAAGATCGAGAAGTGGGAGGCCGCCGCCGACGCGTACACCAAGGTCGTGAAGATGCGACCGAACGGCGCGCACCTCAAGGAAGCGGCGTACGCGGCGGTCATCTCCTGGAAGAACGCGCTCAACGTGCAGGAGGAGATGAAGGACACCGAGAAGGTGAAGCCCGGCGAGGCGCAGAAGCCCCGCCCGATTCCGCCGAACCAGCAGAAGATGATCGCGGCCTTCGACACCTACATCAAATACGTGCCGAACTCGCCGGAGCTGGTTTCGATCATGTACCGCAAGGCGCGCATCTACTACGAGAACAACTACTTCCAGAAGGCGGCGGACATGTTCGCGATCATCGCGACCAAGCACCCCGACCACGAGCTCGCGCTCTACTCGGCGAACCTGCTGCTGGATGCCCTCAACATCTTGAAAAAGTACGACGAGCTGAGCCGGTGGGTGGAGACCTTCCTGAAGTCCCCGAAACTGGCCCAGGGAGAGTTCCTCGCCCAACTCCGCAAGCTGAAGGGCGGGCTGCAGCGCAAGATCGCCGAGCAGATGCAGAAGGACGCGCGGTACCGGGAGTGCGGCGAGAAGTACGCGGAGCTGGCGAACGAGTACCAGGATGACGCGCGCTGGGCCGAGCTCGTTTACAACGCGGCGCTCTGCTTCGAGGCGGCCAAGCTGATCGGGCAGGCGATCGCCATCCGCAGCACGCTGATCCAGGCCAAGCCGAAGCACCCGCTGGCGCAGAAGGCGCTCTACATGATCGGCGCCAACTACCACGCCCTCGCCTGGTACAGCCGCGCCGCCGAGAACTACGAGAAGTTCGCCACGCAGTTCCCGGGGGAGAAGCAGGCCCCCGAGGCACTCCAGAACGCGATCGTCTTCCGGCTGGGCCGCGCCGAGTACGACAAGGCGATCGAGGACAGCAAGCTCTTCGAGAAGAGCTACGGCAGCCGGCCGCAGTACGCGGCGCGCACGGCGGCGGTGAACTTCTCGCTGGGCATGATCTACGAGCAGCGGGGCGACGTGGACGGCGTCGTCAAGCACTACAAGAACTGGCTCGGCAAGTGGGGACGGCACGGCGGCGTGGACCGCCAGGTGGTGGCGAACGTGAAGATGGGCGAGGCCCTCTGGCGGGCTTCGTGCCCGAAGAAGGGGGTGAACGGCGCGTGCATCACCGTGACGCGCGAGCGGGCCAAGCGGAAGATCGCCAAGGCGACCAAGAAGAAGAAGAAGTCGATCGAGCTCAAGACCCAGTGCGGTCCCGAGACGAAGAGCAAGATCGTCGTCGAGAAGCGGAACCCGGGCAAGGCGAAGAGCGCACAGGCGTACTTCAAGGCCGCGCTCTCGCTCTACAAGAAGGGCGGGAAGAAGGCCGCCAAGGGGGCGGACAAGGAGGAGATGGCGCGTCGCACGCAGGAGCTCGAGCACAGCGCGGCGGCTGCGATCTTCTACCTCGCCGAGGAGATGCTCGAGGACTTCCTCGCGGTGAAGTTTCCCCAGGGTCTCGACTTCTCGGCCTCGAACAAGGCCAAGCTCGCCAAGTCGAACAAGGAGTTCACGCAGTACCTCGGGATCAAGGGCAAGAAGCTCGCGGCGACGCGGACCGTCTACCAGGACGTGATCAAGACGCTCTCGGCGCACTGGGCCATCGCGGCGTCCGCCCGCATCGGGCAGCTCTTCCAGAACTTCGCCGACGCGCTCTACACGGCGCCGGTGCCGAAGCCCCCGGTGCCCAAGCAGCTCATGAACAACAAGGACGCGCGCGAGGAGTTCATCTCCACCTTCAACGACGCGTACTGCGACCGCCTCGAGGACGAGGCGGGCAAGCTCGAGGCGAAGGCGGTGGAAGGTCTCGACACCTGCCTCAAGAAGTCCACCGAGCTCTCCTGGTACAACGAGTGGTCTACGCTCTGCGAAGCGGAGCTGAACCAAATCAAGCCGGCCGAGTACCCGCTCGCCGCAGAGATCCGGGCCCAGCCGGGCTACGTCGCCGGTAAGGCGGACGTGGCGACGGTCGTGGAATCGGTGAAGTGA
- a CDS encoding TonB family protein codes for MDTKTPLTFRIYRGDQLVREESLAQDIIKIGKLESSHLRIDDDNMSRMHAVIEVTGPGEIHVIDLGSARGTIVNGQKVNKCQIQDGDELLLGDTRIVVGVGAGAAASAAVPSAPASRPMAPSPAPIPPPVMAAPMMQPPMPGVMPPPSPSPAPVFAPPVAPPMMAPQPAPMQAYVPAMDPMLDVQDGSRAIEVTAMFEDSVLEVKHLSNPAAGKVSPVTWATIILGAATFLGGLVLALVVTKLIGVGALLMILGVAKATYGLTRLHSERESPDYVVGESVEANIHVRSPSIPAPAFPLVRSSGVDYSLLFTGQMAGDVTVGADRIALDQLPGTGRAAPAGDFPGTYSFQIPQNARIKIDLGDNTFLINSVAPARRVVAPFLSTVNWAAQMSNGVSFAAHAIFLFLIFSIPPDAKSLSLDLFNADNKFVKFLIKPPEQKEDEIPDWLKKKGPDEAGGKGQKHKGDEGKMGKKDSQKKTGLYGLKGPKDNADPHLAKRLAEDAAQNAGVLGLLKQSQGSHLASIFGRDTALGTDAEDALGGLIGNQVGEAYGVGGLGLVGSGRGGGGTGEGTIGLGTLGTIGKGGGGGDGAGYGRGVGRLGGRRAKAPRVLAGQAEVRGSLDKEIIRRIIRRHINEVSFCYSKELQSKPDLSGRVMIQFTISATGQVVASVVQSSTMNNQVVDQCIAQAVRRWLFPKPKGGGIVIVSYPFVLRAAGAE; via the coding sequence ATGGATACGAAGACCCCGCTGACCTTTCGGATCTACCGCGGCGACCAGCTCGTACGCGAGGAATCGCTGGCCCAGGACATCATCAAGATCGGCAAGCTCGAGTCCTCGCACCTGCGGATCGACGACGACAACATGTCGCGCATGCACGCGGTGATCGAGGTGACGGGTCCCGGCGAGATCCACGTCATCGACCTCGGCAGCGCGCGCGGGACGATCGTCAACGGCCAGAAGGTCAACAAGTGCCAGATCCAGGACGGCGACGAGCTGCTCCTCGGAGACACGCGCATCGTGGTGGGTGTGGGTGCGGGGGCCGCGGCGAGCGCCGCAGTCCCTTCCGCGCCGGCTTCCCGGCCGATGGCTCCCTCCCCGGCTCCGATCCCTCCGCCGGTGATGGCGGCCCCGATGATGCAGCCGCCGATGCCGGGGGTCATGCCGCCCCCTTCGCCCAGTCCGGCGCCGGTCTTCGCGCCGCCCGTGGCACCTCCGATGATGGCGCCGCAGCCTGCGCCGATGCAGGCCTACGTGCCGGCGATGGACCCGATGCTGGACGTGCAGGACGGGTCTCGGGCCATCGAGGTCACGGCGATGTTCGAGGACAGCGTCCTCGAGGTGAAGCACCTGTCGAATCCGGCCGCGGGCAAGGTGAGCCCCGTGACCTGGGCCACGATCATCCTCGGCGCGGCGACGTTCCTCGGCGGTCTCGTGCTGGCGCTGGTGGTCACGAAGCTGATCGGGGTCGGCGCGCTCCTGATGATCCTGGGCGTGGCCAAGGCCACCTACGGCCTGACCCGGCTCCATAGCGAACGCGAATCGCCCGATTACGTCGTCGGAGAGTCGGTAGAGGCGAACATTCACGTGCGCAGCCCGTCGATTCCGGCGCCGGCATTCCCGCTGGTGCGGTCGTCGGGGGTGGACTACTCGCTGCTCTTCACCGGCCAGATGGCGGGTGACGTGACGGTGGGCGCCGATCGTATCGCGCTCGACCAGCTTCCGGGGACGGGGCGCGCGGCGCCCGCGGGGGATTTCCCGGGCACCTACAGCTTCCAGATCCCGCAGAACGCCCGCATCAAGATCGACCTCGGGGACAACACCTTCCTCATCAACTCGGTGGCCCCGGCGCGCCGGGTGGTGGCCCCGTTCCTGTCCACGGTGAACTGGGCGGCGCAGATGTCGAACGGCGTCTCCTTCGCCGCGCACGCCATCTTCCTCTTCCTCATCTTCTCCATTCCGCCCGACGCGAAGAGCCTGTCGCTCGACCTCTTCAACGCCGACAACAAGTTCGTCAAGTTCCTCATCAAGCCCCCGGAGCAGAAGGAAGACGAGATCCCCGACTGGCTGAAGAAGAAGGGCCCCGACGAGGCGGGCGGCAAGGGGCAGAAGCACAAGGGCGACGAAGGCAAGATGGGGAAGAAGGATTCCCAGAAGAAGACCGGTCTCTACGGCCTCAAGGGACCCAAGGACAACGCGGACCCGCACCTCGCGAAGCGGTTGGCCGAGGACGCGGCGCAGAACGCCGGTGTGCTGGGACTCCTGAAGCAGTCGCAGGGTAGCCACCTCGCGTCGATCTTCGGCCGTGACACGGCCCTCGGCACGGACGCGGAGGACGCCCTCGGTGGCCTGATCGGCAACCAGGTGGGTGAGGCGTACGGCGTCGGTGGCCTGGGCCTCGTGGGGAGCGGCCGCGGCGGCGGTGGCACGGGCGAGGGAACGATCGGTCTCGGAACGCTGGGCACCATCGGCAAGGGCGGCGGCGGCGGTGACGGCGCCGGCTACGGCCGAGGCGTGGGCCGACTCGGTGGGCGGCGCGCGAAGGCACCTCGGGTGCTCGCGGGTCAGGCGGAGGTGCGCGGCTCGCTCGACAAGGAGATCATCCGACGCATCATTCGACGCCACATCAACGAGGTTTCGTTCTGCTATAGCAAGGAACTCCAGAGCAAGCCGGACCTGTCGGGCCGCGTGATGATCCAGTTCACGATCTCGGCGACCGGCCAGGTGGTGGCCTCGGTGGTCCAGAGCTCGACGATGAACAACCAGGTGGTGGACCAGTGCATCGCGCAGGCGGTCCGTCGCTGGCTCTTCCCCAAGCCCAAGGGCGGCGGCATCGTCATCGTCTCCTACCCGTTCGTGCTCCGCGCTGCGGGCGCAGAGTAG
- a CDS encoding tetratricopeptide repeat protein, which produces MNTITKLSFVVGASVLVACGPSTPAPKTGADLAKEKAAKESGEASIQAMMPPKAKREVSGAAAQDFATAVKRYREARQRGLSKGDCASVAEAFGSIYAGNTKLVEAKFNEGAVWHECGDLAKAEQIYQGILNQHAGYGPALNNLGQIYLGRGSEPQALSYFEKAAGQKNSEGYANLALVQRNRALQGDSGSLKDGVNNIHRSLAVDSHNIEAYATLALLLYDHAKSPAQLEMARLICLQAARVDPKYSPIYNILGLVLLKSGRVTPALVEFRRAVSIDPNFKEALMNIGAVTLSFRDYKSAEQAFAKVLSLSPAKSTQIAATIGLGVALRGQRKFADAMARYQEVQKLDPSNLDISYNMGLIVQDYTFDASNPAKGIAALQQAEGHFNRYIAGGQNQGKVEDARRRIKNINEMIPMLREQEKMGAQPAAEPAKAKAGAK; this is translated from the coding sequence ATGAACACCATCACCAAACTGTCGTTTGTCGTCGGTGCTTCCGTGCTCGTGGCCTGCGGGCCGAGCACGCCCGCGCCCAAGACCGGGGCGGACCTGGCGAAGGAGAAGGCGGCCAAGGAATCGGGCGAGGCGAGCATTCAGGCCATGATGCCGCCGAAGGCCAAGCGCGAGGTCTCGGGCGCGGCGGCGCAGGACTTCGCTACCGCCGTGAAGCGTTACCGCGAGGCGCGTCAGCGCGGGCTGTCGAAGGGGGACTGCGCCTCGGTGGCCGAGGCGTTCGGCAGCATCTACGCCGGGAACACGAAGCTCGTCGAGGCGAAGTTCAACGAGGGGGCGGTCTGGCACGAGTGCGGGGACCTCGCCAAGGCGGAGCAGATCTACCAGGGGATCCTCAACCAGCACGCCGGGTACGGCCCCGCGCTCAACAACCTGGGCCAGATCTATCTCGGCCGGGGGTCGGAGCCGCAGGCGCTCTCGTACTTCGAGAAGGCCGCGGGGCAGAAGAACAGCGAGGGCTACGCCAACCTGGCCCTCGTGCAGCGCAACCGGGCGCTGCAGGGGGACTCGGGCTCGCTCAAGGACGGGGTGAACAACATCCATCGTTCTCTGGCCGTGGACTCGCACAACATCGAGGCCTACGCCACGCTGGCGCTCCTGCTCTACGACCACGCGAAGTCGCCGGCGCAGCTCGAGATGGCGCGCCTCATCTGTCTGCAGGCGGCCAGGGTCGACCCGAAGTACTCGCCGATCTACAACATCCTCGGGCTGGTGCTGCTCAAGTCCGGGCGCGTGACTCCGGCTCTGGTCGAGTTCCGGCGCGCCGTCTCCATCGATCCGAACTTCAAGGAGGCGCTGATGAACATCGGCGCCGTGACCCTCTCCTTCCGAGACTACAAGTCGGCCGAGCAGGCCTTCGCGAAGGTGCTCAGCCTGAGTCCGGCCAAGTCGACCCAGATCGCCGCCACCATCGGTCTCGGGGTGGCGCTCCGCGGCCAGCGCAAGTTCGCCGACGCGATGGCCCGCTACCAGGAGGTCCAGAAACTGGACCCCTCGAACCTGGACATCTCGTACAACATGGGGCTCATCGTGCAGGACTACACCTTCGACGCCAGCAACCCGGCGAAGGGTATTGCCGCGCTGCAGCAGGCGGAGGGGCACTTCAACCGCTACATCGCCGGGGGCCAGAATCAAGGGAAGGTGGAGGACGCCAGGCGCCGGATCAAGAACATCAACGAGATGATCCCCATGCTGCGCGAGCAGGAGAAGATGGGGGCCCAGCCGGCTGCCGAGCCGGCGAAGGCCAAGGCGGGGGCGAAGTAG
- the cglF gene encoding adventurous gliding motility protein CglF has protein sequence MLRKALFGLALGGLLFGAGDAAAQAGEGPGVVYKKKTVYDFDDDVVEGELQRPDGEYIDTRRKAKHSSLIKIRENFIPEMLKSAEDI, from the coding sequence ATGTTGAGAAAAGCTCTCTTCGGACTGGCGCTGGGTGGGTTGCTCTTCGGGGCCGGCGATGCGGCGGCTCAGGCGGGCGAGGGTCCCGGCGTCGTCTACAAGAAGAAGACCGTGTACGACTTCGACGATGACGTGGTGGAAGGCGAGCTTCAGCGGCCGGATGGCGAGTACATCGATACGCGCCGGAAGGCCAAGCACTCGAGCCTGATCAAGATCCGGGAGAACTTCATCCCCGAGATGCTGAAGTCGGCCGAGGATATCTAG
- a CDS encoding tetratricopeptide repeat protein → MKRLVVLLGLLAVPACAQMTCSQARHRAINLMNTGIKKYTDGLHAQALKDLEAAAKEDPSFTAAHYNLAKVYQEMKKWDEAQTHLNRVVATEADNAVAHYDLGLCYQMLNRIDLAQASYQKALALNQRLFAAHFRLGTIAEAQDQPAKADAAYRKSIEINPRFTQAFVKLGLLYLGHDYPELAMQVFQTAVAINDDSAEAHNGLGVAYQGLKQYDKAIASFTKAVQLNSQLLDAIYNLGMTYAAADKRKEAEETLNRFAKLATGKTGVDPDYVKAAHDKISELAGAASAPKPNLPKRLSQ, encoded by the coding sequence ATGAAACGCCTGGTCGTTCTACTCGGCTTGCTCGCGGTCCCGGCCTGCGCCCAGATGACCTGCAGTCAAGCGCGGCACCGGGCGATCAACCTCATGAACACGGGGATCAAGAAGTACACCGACGGGCTGCACGCCCAGGCCTTGAAGGACCTGGAGGCGGCGGCGAAGGAGGACCCCTCGTTCACCGCGGCGCACTACAACCTGGCGAAGGTCTACCAGGAGATGAAGAAGTGGGACGAGGCGCAGACGCACCTCAATCGCGTGGTCGCCACCGAGGCTGACAACGCCGTGGCGCACTACGACCTCGGCCTCTGCTATCAGATGCTGAATCGCATCGACCTCGCGCAGGCCTCGTATCAGAAGGCGCTGGCCCTCAACCAGCGGCTCTTCGCCGCGCACTTCCGCCTGGGAACGATCGCCGAGGCGCAGGATCAGCCGGCGAAGGCGGACGCCGCCTACCGCAAGTCGATCGAGATCAACCCGCGCTTCACGCAGGCCTTCGTGAAGCTCGGCCTGCTCTACCTCGGGCACGACTATCCCGAGCTGGCGATGCAGGTCTTCCAGACGGCGGTGGCCATCAACGACGACAGCGCCGAGGCGCATAACGGCCTGGGCGTGGCCTATCAGGGGCTCAAGCAGTACGACAAGGCGATCGCCAGCTTCACCAAGGCGGTCCAGCTCAATAGCCAGCTCCTCGACGCGATCTACAACCTGGGGATGACCTACGCGGCCGCCGACAAGCGTAAGGAGGCGGAGGAGACGCTGAACCGCTTCGCGAAGCTCGCGACCGGCAAGACCGGCGTGGACCCCGACTACGTCAAGGCCGCGCACGACAAGATCTCCGAGCTGGCGGGCGCTGCATCGGCGCCGAAGCCGAACCTTCCGAAGCGCCTCAGTCAGTAG